In Paenibacillus larvae subsp. larvae, the following proteins share a genomic window:
- a CDS encoding nitric oxide synthase oxygenase gives MTKERDVIFEESASFIRESYSELGKSEKETRQRLREIRQSIEATGTYSHNAEELEYGAKVAWRNNSRCIGRLFWQTLHIFDQRQLKTEKEIAEALFGHIDYATNGGNIRPAITFFAPEQEDRNIRIWNHQLIRYAGYKTATGIVGDPASVDFTRQCQRLGWHGQGTPFDVLPLVIQVNGQEPQWFKIPEELILEIPLTHPDIKDFSKLKLRWYAVPIISDMKLEIGGISYTAAPFNGWYMETEIGARNLADTKRYNQLPGVADLMGLDRSTNTSLWKDRAMVELNAAVLHSYKQYGVSIVDHHTASEQFMRFVSREEEKGRMVNGRWSWLIPPLSPSASPVWHRSFEEVHLKPGYFYQECPYEKESPHEPDTSGEDFTAHTPKSCPFH, from the coding sequence ATGACGAAAGAACGGGATGTCATTTTTGAAGAATCAGCATCTTTTATTCGTGAAAGTTATTCGGAGCTCGGGAAAAGTGAGAAGGAAACCCGGCAACGGCTCCGGGAGATCAGGCAAAGCATTGAAGCGACCGGAACGTACTCCCACAATGCGGAAGAACTTGAATACGGGGCTAAAGTTGCCTGGAGAAACAACAGCAGATGTATTGGCAGGCTCTTTTGGCAAACGTTACATATATTCGACCAAAGGCAGTTGAAAACGGAAAAAGAGATAGCGGAAGCTCTCTTTGGCCATATAGATTACGCAACAAACGGCGGCAATATTCGCCCGGCCATTACATTTTTTGCTCCTGAGCAGGAAGACCGCAATATTCGCATCTGGAATCATCAATTGATTCGTTATGCCGGCTACAAGACAGCGACCGGAATTGTAGGGGACCCGGCTTCCGTGGATTTCACCAGACAATGCCAGAGGCTTGGGTGGCATGGTCAGGGGACACCGTTTGATGTGTTACCCTTGGTCATTCAGGTCAATGGACAAGAGCCGCAATGGTTCAAAATACCAGAGGAGCTCATTTTAGAGATTCCTCTTACCCACCCTGATATCAAGGATTTTTCCAAACTGAAGTTAAGGTGGTACGCGGTCCCTATCATCTCGGATATGAAGCTGGAGATCGGGGGAATTTCCTATACTGCCGCACCTTTTAACGGCTGGTACATGGAAACCGAGATCGGAGCCCGCAATTTGGCTGATACGAAAAGATATAATCAGCTGCCCGGGGTAGCTGATTTGATGGGGCTGGACCGCAGTACAAATACATCGCTTTGGAAGGACCGGGCTATGGTGGAGCTGAATGCGGCGGTTCTCCACTCTTACAAACAGTACGGGGTCAGTATAGTCGATCATCATACAGCTTCAGAACAATTTATGCGGTTTGTTTCCCGGGAAGAAGAGAAGGGGCGTATGGTGAACGGAAGATGGTCCTGGCTTATTCCGCCGCTGTCTCCTTCAGCTTCTCCTGTGTGGCACCGATCCTTTGAAGAAGTTCACCTAAAACCGGGCTATTTTTATCAGGAATGCCCTTATGAGAAAGAATCGCCGCATGAGCCTGATACATCCGGTGAAGATTTTACAGCACACACTCCAAAAAGCTGTCCGTTTCATTGA
- a CDS encoding amino acid permease → MSSNKSTTELHRGLEERHITLMSLGAAIGVGLFLGSGKAIQLAGPGILLAYAFSGLVMFFIMRALGEMAIQKPVAGSFSRYAREYLGPLPGFLTGWNYWFLWIVTCMAEITAVGVYMEYWFPGVPRWIWALAALVIMTIVNFLAVKAYGELEFWFALIKIVTIIFMIFIGLGMIVFGIGNGGIAIGIRNLWEHGGLFPNGVSGVLLSLQMVLFAFLGIEMIGVTAGEVKNPEKSLSRAIDNVFWRILIFYVGALFVVLSIYPWNEVGLKGSPFVLMFDQIGIPAAAGIINFVVLTAALSSCNSGIFSTSRMLFNLAEQGEAPKRVNRLTKGGVPGRAVVISAIALLIGVLLNYVVPEDVFTWVTSIATFGAIWTWAIILVSQIKYRKQLKAAEQNKLKYKMPLFPFSSYLSLAFLVFCVCLMAYAPDTRVSVIVGPLWFLLLICFYYGKGYHRRK, encoded by the coding sequence ATGAGCAGCAACAAATCAACAACAGAATTGCACCGAGGGCTGGAAGAACGGCATATTACCCTTATGTCTCTTGGGGCCGCAATAGGAGTAGGCTTATTCCTGGGGTCAGGCAAAGCCATTCAATTGGCTGGACCGGGAATTTTGCTGGCTTATGCCTTCAGTGGGCTTGTCATGTTTTTCATTATGAGGGCATTGGGGGAAATGGCAATCCAAAAACCGGTTGCCGGTTCATTCAGCAGGTATGCCAGAGAATATCTGGGGCCGCTGCCCGGTTTCTTGACAGGATGGAACTATTGGTTTCTTTGGATCGTGACATGTATGGCGGAAATAACTGCTGTAGGTGTTTATATGGAGTACTGGTTCCCGGGCGTCCCTCGCTGGATTTGGGCACTTGCCGCTCTTGTCATCATGACCATAGTGAATTTCCTTGCTGTCAAAGCGTATGGGGAACTGGAGTTTTGGTTTGCCCTGATCAAAATTGTAACCATTATCTTTATGATCTTTATTGGCCTTGGAATGATTGTCTTCGGTATAGGGAATGGCGGAATCGCGATAGGGATCCGTAATTTGTGGGAACATGGAGGATTATTTCCGAACGGAGTCAGCGGAGTTCTGTTATCTTTGCAAATGGTTTTGTTTGCTTTTCTCGGGATTGAGATGATTGGAGTCACTGCTGGGGAAGTTAAAAATCCGGAAAAATCCTTATCCAGGGCAATCGATAATGTATTCTGGCGGATTCTGATCTTCTATGTGGGGGCATTGTTTGTTGTATTATCCATTTATCCCTGGAACGAGGTCGGGTTAAAAGGCAGTCCCTTTGTGCTCATGTTTGATCAGATCGGTATTCCGGCTGCAGCAGGCATTATCAACTTTGTCGTTCTTACAGCGGCCCTTTCCTCTTGCAACAGCGGAATTTTCAGTACAAGCCGGATGCTATTTAATCTGGCTGAGCAAGGGGAAGCCCCGAAGCGGGTGAACCGGTTGACCAAAGGAGGCGTACCGGGCCGGGCAGTCGTTATTTCGGCCATAGCTTTATTAATTGGCGTTTTGCTTAATTACGTGGTACCGGAAGATGTATTTACTTGGGTTACCAGCATAGCTACATTTGGAGCTATCTGGACCTGGGCCATTATTTTGGTTTCGCAGATTAAGTATAGAAAACAATTGAAAGCCGCAGAACAAAACAAACTAAAATATAAGATGCCTTTATTTCCCTTCTCCTCTTATCTGTCCCTGGCTTTCCTGGTTTTCTGTGTTTGCTTAATGGCTTATGCCCCTGATACCCGTGTGTCAGTTATTGTAGGGCCACTCTGGTTTTTGCTCCTGATCTGTTTCTATTACGGAAAGGGCTATCATAGGAGGAAATAA
- the wecB gene encoding non-hydrolyzing UDP-N-acetylglucosamine 2-epimerase, which produces MNNTRKKIMVIFGTRPEASKMCPVIKELKCYSDWFETKIVVTGQHREQLDQVLQGFGLVPDIDLNIMKPNQSLSYITSSALLGLDEILNDEKPDLILVHGDTQTSMVGALAGFFHKIPVGHVEAGLRSNNKFSPWPEEVNRKVVDTVSDLLFAPTTVGKLNLIREGYDAKQIFVTGQTAVDAAAQTYEERYSFKECKLNDLDVKNSRIITVTAHRRENYGEPMRQIFQAIKKIADNNVNIKIVYPMHRSPIVRELAISILGGHERILLLDPLDYSDMINLLSCSSFILSDSGGLQEEAAVFNKPLILMRDTTERQEAVDSGAVVLVGTDERKIVELANKLLFEKEFYEKMANSKNPFGDGKASHRIAQIICHYFGFIHELPEEFDV; this is translated from the coding sequence ATGAATAATACGCGTAAAAAAATAATGGTCATATTCGGAACCAGACCGGAAGCTAGCAAAATGTGCCCGGTAATAAAGGAGCTTAAATGCTATTCAGATTGGTTTGAAACCAAAATTGTAGTTACAGGACAGCATCGTGAACAATTGGATCAGGTTCTGCAAGGCTTTGGTCTTGTTCCCGATATTGATCTAAACATTATGAAACCAAATCAATCCCTGTCTTATATTACAAGTTCTGCTTTGTTAGGATTGGATGAAATTTTGAATGATGAGAAACCTGATTTGATTCTAGTTCATGGGGATACTCAAACATCGATGGTAGGAGCGCTTGCAGGTTTTTTTCACAAAATCCCGGTTGGTCATGTTGAGGCTGGTCTTCGCTCAAACAATAAATTCTCGCCATGGCCAGAGGAAGTAAACCGAAAAGTTGTCGACACAGTATCAGATTTATTGTTTGCTCCGACAACAGTTGGCAAATTAAATTTAATTCGGGAAGGCTACGATGCAAAACAAATCTTTGTAACGGGCCAAACGGCTGTGGATGCCGCGGCACAAACGTATGAAGAACGTTACTCTTTTAAAGAGTGCAAATTAAATGATTTAGACGTTAAAAACTCACGCATTATTACTGTTACTGCTCACCGTAGAGAAAATTATGGAGAGCCAATGAGACAAATATTTCAAGCCATCAAAAAAATTGCAGACAACAATGTAAATATAAAGATCGTTTACCCGATGCACAGAAGTCCAATTGTAAGAGAACTTGCAATCTCCATCCTGGGCGGTCACGAGCGCATTCTTTTGCTAGATCCGTTGGATTATTCGGATATGATTAACCTTTTGTCGTGCTCATCCTTTATTTTGAGTGATTCGGGTGGATTGCAAGAAGAGGCTGCGGTCTTTAACAAACCGTTAATTCTGATGCGTGATACGACAGAGCGCCAGGAGGCAGTTGACTCTGGAGCAGTTGTTCTTGTTGGAACCGATGAGAGAAAGATTGTTGAATTAGCCAATAAACTGCTTTTCGAGAAAGAGTTTTATGAAAAAATGGCAAACAGCAAAAATCCATTTGGTGATGGAAAAGCTTCACATCGAATTGCACAAATTATTTGTCATTATTTTGGTTTTATCCATGAGCTTCCAGAGGAGTTTGATGTTTAA
- a CDS encoding lipid II:glycine glycyltransferase FemX, translated as MKGFHAKTQYNIRLSARKGVEIVKGAEADIDTFTRIMEVTGKRDGFVTRDEEYFKRLYRILKPKGIVELYLAKINPVKAIAHLQKQLDDTQRQLNRLDKTEGREKDPVKSGERAAKKETLQKKLLRDTNVLQSMEQMAKEHPDGLVVSGAIEAFAEKSSWYVYGASDNVFRDYMPNYLIQWEMMKEAKKRGCTMYDFGGISGDLSPDNPLWGLYKFKKGFGGQFLEFIGEFN; from the coding sequence ATGAAAGGGTTTCATGCCAAAACTCAATACAACATCAGGCTGTCAGCAAGAAAGGGGGTTGAAATTGTAAAGGGGGCAGAAGCGGATATTGATACGTTTACCCGGATCATGGAAGTAACGGGAAAAAGGGACGGGTTTGTAACCAGGGACGAGGAATATTTCAAAAGGCTGTACCGTATTCTTAAGCCGAAGGGAATAGTCGAGCTGTACCTGGCTAAAATTAATCCGGTTAAGGCTATAGCCCATCTGCAGAAGCAACTGGATGATACGCAAAGACAGCTGAACCGTTTGGATAAAACAGAGGGCCGGGAAAAAGACCCCGTTAAATCCGGGGAACGGGCCGCCAAAAAAGAAACGCTGCAAAAAAAGCTGTTAAGAGATACCAATGTTTTGCAATCCATGGAGCAAATGGCGAAAGAGCATCCAGACGGTCTCGTCGTATCCGGGGCAATAGAAGCTTTCGCCGAAAAGAGCTCCTGGTACGTATACGGGGCCAGTGATAATGTATTCCGTGATTACATGCCAAACTATCTGATTCAGTGGGAAATGATGAAGGAAGCTAAAAAAAGAGGATGTACGATGTATGACTTTGGCGGCATATCCGGGGATCTCTCACCTGATAATCCTCTTTGGGGTCTTTATAAGTTCAAAAAAGGCTTTGGCGGACAATTTCTGGAGTTTATCGGAGAATTCAACTAG
- a CDS encoding extracellular solute-binding protein, which translates to MNGRHLTRIIRLIVYYCSVIGLLSSCAGSKDTLHRGMPEKAAGKEPVSILVKSLGFTFPEGLSENQNPYLEYIEDHTNLKVDVRILPSTGYEKALDNIISSDNTPDMINAASEIWIANQVKEQRLKPLDEWIDRYGPDLKKHIPGSVWNKVRIDGKIYGIPSQNLIKGLELMYVRKDWLDRLGLEPPVTIEEYEKVIEAFATQDPNGSGEQDTYGLSMMHSLYRSAPFFGAFGIQLNQWTERDGKLVYSNTLPEMKEALAFFAKLYKNKWLDPDFPMNNNSAFAQKIEEGKIGLFSATWYDTRGPIDKNIEKEPHAEWIPLEYPTGKKGQKGVYATVPVQSYQVIPANSKHGEAVIRMLNFIAGEGRHTLIFGFENEVWKRLNGEIVTDFKEHDKHLYREMFTSLVQVADPLLKTRLHSYGKHFRLYENLQIIEQNLIENLYTGPPTPSMESNMSVLNSLQGVFTKIIVGAVPLDEFDRYVEEWKEKGGDAITREVNEWYQGLNK; encoded by the coding sequence ATGAATGGCAGACATTTGACTCGAATTATTCGGCTCATTGTGTATTATTGTAGTGTGATCGGCTTGTTATCGTCATGTGCAGGTTCCAAGGACACATTGCATCGGGGAATGCCGGAAAAAGCTGCGGGAAAAGAACCTGTCTCCATTCTTGTGAAGAGTCTCGGCTTCACTTTTCCTGAGGGACTAAGCGAGAATCAAAACCCCTATTTGGAATACATAGAGGATCATACAAATTTGAAAGTGGATGTCCGTATTCTTCCGTCTACAGGCTACGAGAAAGCATTGGACAACATCATTTCATCCGATAATACTCCTGATATGATCAATGCCGCCTCTGAAATTTGGATTGCCAACCAGGTGAAAGAACAGAGGCTAAAACCGCTGGACGAGTGGATAGACCGTTACGGCCCTGATTTAAAAAAGCATATTCCCGGTTCCGTCTGGAACAAGGTCCGGATTGACGGGAAAATCTATGGGATTCCGAGCCAAAATCTAATCAAAGGATTGGAACTGATGTATGTCCGGAAAGATTGGCTGGACCGGTTGGGACTTGAACCGCCAGTTACGATTGAGGAATACGAGAAAGTCATTGAAGCTTTTGCCACCCAGGATCCTAACGGCAGCGGTGAACAGGATACATACGGACTATCAATGATGCACAGTCTTTACCGGTCAGCCCCCTTTTTTGGTGCATTCGGAATTCAATTAAATCAATGGACGGAAAGAGACGGGAAATTAGTATATTCGAATACTCTCCCGGAGATGAAGGAAGCGTTGGCTTTTTTCGCAAAGCTCTATAAAAACAAGTGGCTGGATCCTGATTTTCCAATGAACAATAACAGCGCGTTTGCACAAAAAATTGAGGAAGGGAAAATAGGGCTTTTTTCTGCAACCTGGTATGATACTCGCGGTCCTATAGACAAAAATATAGAAAAAGAACCTCATGCCGAATGGATTCCTCTTGAATATCCTACAGGAAAAAAAGGGCAGAAGGGAGTTTACGCCACTGTTCCGGTCCAATCTTATCAGGTCATCCCTGCTAACAGCAAACATGGGGAAGCAGTCATTCGAATGCTGAATTTTATTGCGGGAGAAGGAAGACATACCTTAATATTCGGATTTGAAAATGAGGTGTGGAAACGTCTAAACGGGGAAATTGTAACTGATTTCAAAGAACATGATAAACATTTGTACAGGGAAATGTTTACTTCCTTGGTACAAGTGGCCGATCCTCTTCTGAAAACAAGATTGCATTCATATGGCAAACATTTCCGATTGTATGAAAATCTGCAAATCATTGAACAGAATTTGATCGAGAATCTTTATACTGGTCCCCCTACTCCATCCATGGAGTCAAATATGTCTGTTTTGAATAGTTTACAAGGTGTTTTTACGAAGATCATCGTAGGGGCGGTACCTTTGGACGAATTTGACCGTTATGTGGAGGAGTGGAAAGAAAAAGGGGGAGATGCCATAACACGGGAAGTGAATGAGTGGTATCAGGGATTAAACAAATGA
- a CDS encoding glycerophosphodiester phosphodiesterase — MKQTSQHPRFFRMTREVIQVWKYSGRSFLLFEFVFKLLTITLFGPFFFVMFHKILALGGFQAVANQDLLRFLISPYGLLSLLILCPFAFVLIYAEFAVLIYLAYYGIQRTRISIKSILLLVVTRFPKLWGLGFIGGAFYLILLFPLFSEGIGASLLPGLRIPGFITGELSKTTLGTLALTLFLACVVILNILFIYALPILVLEPFSKFSKVFRKSIRLFWESKWVLIRTVLEWLFVSLFLLFITIILLIGTVMAGITFYKREFSTLEINFAFSSAFYGLTLLSTPLFTTVITCLYARYADQKDIQVPLKSVDKEVKEGQERNKSFVRRHVNKLLTSGLVLVLGWGIAAVWTDWGEQQEDWLIMAHRGDVRSGIENTMEAFEGAIRAGADYIELDVLQTGDGKLAVIHDQNLKRLSGKNVNVYDLTLEELQQITLKQGGFSGKIPSLDEVLDKLPKRIKLNIELKTHGYEHNYVDTFVETLRRHHVENNRIIVQSLEYDLVGQVKKLVPELKVGYIIFATFADLGRFNADFYVVEESFVNARRIASAKLAGKPIFVWTINTEEAVERYYTLGVDGIITDITAEARAVIRDLKEPVNRELP; from the coding sequence ATGAAACAAACTTCACAACACCCCCGTTTTTTCCGCATGACACGCGAAGTGATACAAGTTTGGAAATATTCGGGGCGCTCTTTTCTTCTTTTTGAATTTGTATTCAAACTTCTTACAATAACCTTATTTGGCCCGTTTTTTTTTGTTATGTTCCATAAAATTCTTGCTCTGGGCGGTTTTCAGGCTGTCGCAAACCAGGACCTGCTGCGTTTTCTGATCAGTCCATACGGTCTATTAAGCTTGCTGATTCTCTGTCCTTTTGCCTTTGTCCTGATCTATGCGGAATTCGCTGTACTTATCTATTTGGCTTATTACGGCATTCAACGAACAAGAATAAGTATCAAATCTATCCTTTTGCTGGTGGTTACCCGTTTTCCTAAATTATGGGGCCTTGGCTTTATTGGCGGAGCCTTTTATTTAATTCTTTTATTCCCCCTTTTCAGTGAGGGGATTGGAGCATCTCTATTACCCGGGCTTCGGATTCCCGGTTTTATTACGGGGGAACTCAGTAAAACAACCTTAGGAACACTTGCACTGACTCTTTTTCTTGCCTGCGTTGTCATTTTAAATATTCTGTTTATCTATGCCTTGCCTATTCTTGTTCTGGAACCGTTCAGTAAATTTTCGAAAGTCTTTCGTAAGAGCATCCGTCTTTTCTGGGAAAGCAAATGGGTATTGATCCGGACCGTACTCGAATGGCTGTTCGTTTCCCTTTTCTTATTGTTCATCACCATTATCTTGCTGATAGGTACTGTGATGGCCGGTATCACTTTTTATAAAAGAGAATTTTCCACACTGGAAATCAACTTTGCTTTCAGCAGCGCATTTTATGGGCTTACGCTTCTCTCCACTCCACTTTTTACTACGGTGATTACCTGCTTATATGCCAGATATGCGGACCAAAAGGATATACAAGTTCCTTTAAAATCCGTAGACAAGGAAGTGAAGGAAGGTCAGGAAAGGAACAAGAGCTTCGTACGCCGTCATGTCAATAAGCTATTGACTTCCGGGCTGGTGCTTGTACTAGGCTGGGGAATAGCTGCCGTATGGACGGATTGGGGGGAACAGCAGGAAGATTGGCTAATCATGGCCCATCGCGGGGACGTTCGTTCCGGAATTGAAAATACTATGGAAGCTTTCGAAGGTGCTATCCGGGCCGGAGCTGACTACATCGAATTGGATGTGCTGCAAACTGGAGACGGAAAATTAGCTGTCATTCACGATCAAAATCTGAAGCGGTTATCCGGAAAAAATGTAAACGTGTATGATTTAACTTTAGAAGAATTGCAGCAGATTACGTTAAAACAGGGCGGCTTTTCAGGAAAAATCCCCTCATTGGACGAAGTGCTTGATAAGCTGCCGAAGAGAATTAAACTGAATATTGAACTTAAAACACATGGTTATGAACATAATTACGTAGATACTTTCGTTGAAACATTGCGCCGTCATCATGTGGAGAACAACAGGATAATCGTACAAAGCCTGGAATATGACCTGGTTGGGCAGGTCAAGAAGTTGGTTCCGGAGCTAAAGGTGGGTTATATCATCTTTGCCACCTTTGCTGATCTGGGCCGCTTCAATGCCGATTTTTACGTGGTGGAAGAATCGTTTGTCAATGCCCGGCGGATTGCCTCTGCAAAGCTGGCAGGAAAACCGATTTTTGTCTGGACCATCAATACGGAAGAAGCGGTGGAGCGATATTATACGCTCGGAGTAGATGGAATCATTACGGATATAACAGCAGAAGCCCGTGCTGTTATCCGGGATTTAAAAGAACCGGTCAATCGGGAACTCCCCTAG
- a CDS encoding methylated-DNA--[protein]-cysteine S-methyltransferase — protein MENNRLSYIYWTHLNRGNWNLHLAATSKGLCYVESGDSSWEGLQRWAEMRLPHSQLKRDDNRMNRYKEQFIQYLERERSDFTFPLDLHGTPFQLTVWKALQELSYASTYAYSDIAELIRRPGAARAVGAAIGANPVLIAIPCHRVIGKNRTLTGYRGGLKMKTDLLQLEKSRS, from the coding sequence ATGGAAAACAACCGTCTTAGCTATATTTATTGGACCCATTTGAATAGGGGAAACTGGAATTTGCATTTGGCCGCAACTTCAAAGGGCCTCTGTTATGTAGAGTCCGGAGATTCGTCCTGGGAAGGGCTGCAGCGCTGGGCTGAAATGCGCCTCCCCCATTCGCAATTAAAACGGGACGATAACCGGATGAACCGGTATAAAGAACAGTTCATTCAGTATTTGGAGAGGGAAAGGAGCGATTTTACATTTCCCCTGGATCTGCATGGAACGCCATTTCAGCTTACGGTTTGGAAGGCGCTTCAAGAGCTCTCTTACGCATCTACTTATGCCTATTCCGACATTGCCGAACTGATTCGGAGACCGGGCGCGGCACGTGCTGTTGGGGCAGCAATTGGAGCCAATCCTGTCCTTATTGCCATTCCCTGCCACCGTGTCATCGGCAAAAATCGGACGCTGACAGGTTATAGGGGAGGACTGAAAATGAAGACAGATTTACTGCAGCTTGAAAAGAGCCGGTCCTAG
- a CDS encoding bis-aminopropyl spermidine synthase family protein, protein MLLKQLFPDGILTQTEIHVTDIDDRFLDYIRMLAEQEGLPVRCHHHDLREPFFGEIDNRYDCFFTDPPYTMEGMSLFVSRGISALKHEKGLPVFLSYSHKSPDFMLAMQREFVQMGLMTKEVIPHFNKYEGAEIIANQGQMIILNTTDLTKPSISDSFREAIYTGEKKRTLRLYECKTCNQQVAVGAAGEVPTIEALQNRGCSNCKQDIFELVVRKIG, encoded by the coding sequence TTGCTTCTAAAACAATTATTTCCGGATGGGATTCTTACGCAAACGGAGATCCATGTTACCGATATAGATGACCGTTTCCTGGATTATATCCGCATGCTGGCAGAACAGGAAGGATTACCGGTCCGGTGTCACCATCATGATCTTAGAGAGCCCTTTTTCGGGGAGATCGATAACAGGTATGATTGTTTCTTCACAGATCCGCCTTATACGATGGAAGGAATGTCTTTGTTTGTTTCCAGAGGAATTAGCGCATTGAAGCATGAGAAGGGGCTGCCTGTTTTTTTATCCTATTCCCATAAATCACCGGACTTTATGCTTGCCATGCAGAGGGAGTTCGTACAGATGGGACTTATGACCAAAGAAGTTATTCCCCATTTCAATAAATATGAAGGGGCAGAAATAATCGCCAACCAGGGGCAGATGATTATACTAAACACAACTGATTTGACCAAACCATCCATTAGCGATTCGTTCAGGGAAGCGATATATACAGGAGAGAAAAAGCGGACGCTGCGTTTATACGAGTGCAAGACTTGCAATCAGCAGGTTGCCGTCGGGGCCGCCGGAGAAGTACCTACCATCGAGGCCCTTCAAAACCGGGGATGCTCCAACTGCAAGCAGGATATCTTTGAACTGGTCGTGAGAAAAATCGGTTAA
- a CDS encoding cache domain-containing sensor histidine kinase, which yields MRFFRWLYNQYIRSTQIRLTSSFLLVLLPLVFVSLYANDRSRQIVLDQTLSQAQNNLDSQAAHMDLTLKNVEELSRMIALDKTLLQMLDQAGPELTPQSIIQFTEILNRLWHVTSISQILSEISVYHAKSGTVVSTKNGAKRITLADQKEVYEQLALSSGIGGTYVLPSQKIMKDTTFRELSGSEMVSLVRTMDLSAWSKHSNLLIVTLNKKKLNELILSALPSAGTHLYLFEKDGNIITGSDQPDSGTGFINVKKEGMLRIQAELPSYKWSLVMLQPEQEIYGQTGVVRTYTYLIIVISVLLSLILSWWVFIRIASPLDRLSYGMKELSSGNYDLRLDTTRKDEFGYLMKTYNKMARHQKHLIEDYYEQQLRLANTELKFLQSQINPHFLYNTLDSIYWMAKNYEAEEISEMVLNLSRFFRLSLNKGKEAFTVEETISHLHYYIRVQQIRFLDSFTVSYQIQEESKTIPVYKLLLQPLVENALLHGLERKQEGGELIISSYLEEEYLVLSVQDNGDGINRERLDYIQQELGSLAQNKAAILHDMERTIQDLYGLRNVLIRLKMMYGPKADLQLESEEGVETRITLFIPLDSCKSEFIMDGKERLA from the coding sequence ATGAGATTTTTCCGATGGCTGTATAACCAATATATTCGCAGCACCCAAATTCGCCTAACCAGTTCCTTTCTGCTCGTTTTACTTCCCCTGGTTTTTGTCAGTTTATATGCCAATGACCGTTCCAGGCAGATCGTACTGGACCAGACTTTGTCACAGGCCCAGAATAATTTGGACTCGCAAGCTGCCCATATGGATTTAACCTTGAAAAATGTGGAAGAACTTTCGAGAATGATTGCTTTGGATAAAACATTATTGCAAATGCTGGATCAGGCCGGGCCTGAACTGACCCCGCAAAGCATTATCCAATTCACGGAAATACTTAACCGGCTGTGGCATGTTACTTCTATCAGCCAGATACTGTCTGAAATTTCCGTCTATCATGCTAAATCGGGTACAGTCGTCTCGACCAAAAACGGAGCAAAAAGAATAACACTGGCAGATCAGAAGGAAGTATATGAACAACTAGCTTTGTCCAGTGGAATCGGAGGAACTTATGTACTCCCAAGCCAGAAAATCATGAAGGATACGACTTTCCGTGAACTGTCAGGCTCTGAAATGGTGTCCCTGGTGCGAACCATGGATTTATCCGCCTGGAGTAAGCATTCTAATCTTCTCATCGTTACCTTAAACAAAAAGAAGCTTAACGAATTAATCCTGTCGGCTTTGCCTTCAGCAGGAACTCATCTGTATTTATTTGAAAAGGACGGTAACATTATAACCGGATCGGACCAGCCGGATAGCGGCACGGGATTCATAAATGTGAAAAAAGAAGGGATGCTTCGGATTCAGGCTGAGCTGCCTTCTTATAAATGGTCTCTTGTGATGCTCCAACCGGAACAGGAAATTTACGGACAAACCGGTGTTGTCAGAACGTATACGTATCTTATTATAGTCATAAGTGTTTTGCTTTCCCTTATTTTATCCTGGTGGGTTTTTATCAGGATTGCCTCTCCCCTTGACAGGCTTTCATACGGAATGAAAGAACTGAGTTCCGGGAATTATGATCTGAGGCTGGATACAACACGGAAAGATGAGTTCGGCTATCTGATGAAAACTTATAACAAGATGGCCCGTCATCAGAAACATTTAATTGAAGATTATTATGAGCAGCAATTAAGGCTTGCCAACACGGAATTAAAGTTTCTCCAATCGCAGATCAATCCCCACTTTTTATACAATACCCTGGACTCCATTTACTGGATGGCAAAAAATTACGAGGCGGAGGAGATCAGCGAGATGGTTCTGAATTTATCCCGTTTTTTTCGTCTTAGCTTAAATAAGGGCAAGGAAGCTTTTACGGTTGAGGAAACAATCTCTCACCTTCATTATTACATAAGAGTTCAGCAAATCCGCTTCTTGGACAGCTTTACGGTCTCTTATCAGATCCAGGAGGAAAGCAAGACCATTCCTGTTTACAAACTGCTTTTGCAGCCGTTAGTTGAGAACGCACTGCTTCATGGACTGGAGAGAAAACAGGAGGGAGGAGAACTGATCATCTCCTCTTATCTGGAGGAAGAATATCTCGTTTTGTCAGTCCAAGATAACGGGGATGGAATAAACCGGGAGCGGCTGGATTATATTCAGCAGGAGCTTGGCTCACTGGCACAAAACAAGGCAGCCATTCTTCATGACATGGAGCGGACGATCCAAGATTTATATGGTCTGCGAAACGTCTTAATCCGGCTTAAAATGATGTATGGCCCAAAAGCAGATTTGCAGTTAGAAAGCGAAGAAGGCGTGGAAACCCGGATAACCCTCTTTATTCCTCTTGATTCGTGTAAGAGCGAATTCATTATGGATGGGAAGGAGCGATTAGCATGA